GCCAACCGGTAGCCGACGCCGCGAACCGTGAGCACGAGCTTCGGGTCCTGGGGGTCGACCTCGATCTTCTGGCGGAGGTTGGAGATGTGCACATCGCAGGCGCGCACGTCGCCCGAGAACTCCGACTGCCACAGCTCCTCCATGATCTCGAGCCGGCTGAACACCTGCCCGGGGCGCTCCGCGAGCAGACGCAGGACCTGGAACTCCGATCGCGTCAGGTTCACGGGCTCGCCACGGACGGTGACCAGGTGGCGGGCGAGGTCGATCCTCACTTGTCCCGCCTCGATGGTCTTGCTCTCCCGCCCCGACACGGTGCGGTCCAACTCGCGGCGGCGCAGCTGGGCCCGAACCCGGCCCAGCAGCTCGCGCACGGAGAAGGGCTTCGTCACGTAATCGTCAGCGCCGACCTCGAGGCCCACGACCTTGTCGACCTCCGCATCCTTGGCCGTCAGCAGGATGATCGGCACCGGGCTGCGGGCGCGGACGTCACGGCAGATGTCCAGGCCGCTACGGCCCGGCATCATGATGTCCAGGATCAACAGGTCGAAGCCGGGCGCGTCGCTGCCGAGCTTTCGATCCGCATCGTCCCCGTCCTCGGCGAGCGTGACGTCGAACCCCTCCTGCTGGAGCGCATAGCCGACGGCGTCCCGAACCGAGGGCTCGTCGTCCGCGATCAGAATTCTGCCGTCGCTCATCGCAATCACGCCACCGGGGTTGGGGCCCTTTGTGCAACCGGAAGCCGCACCCAGAAGGTGCTGCCGGCTCCTTCCTTCGACTCCACCCCCATCTCCCCTTCCATTACGTCCACCATCCGCTTCGCAATCGCGAGCCCCAGGCCGAAGCCCTCGTGCACCAGGGAGCCCGAGCCTCGGTAGAAGCGCTCGAAGATTCGATCCACCTCGTCCGCGGCGATTCCGCTGCCGGTATCCGAAACCTCGATCAGCACGTGGTCGTCTCCGTGGCGATGGGCCCGAACGGCGACCGCGCCTGGCGGCGGCGTGTTCTTGTACGCGTTCGTGAGCAGCCCGATGAGGACCTGGCGAAGGAGCACGGGATCGGCGCGGGCGGCGACGTCGGGCTCCACCTCGAGCCTCACCTCGATGCCAGCGGGCGGGGCCACCGCCTGGGCGGCCTCCTCGACCGTGATCCCCACGTCGAGCGCCTCTGTGGTCTCCTTCCCAACGGCCTCGATCCGGGCCAACGTGAGCAGGGAGTCGGTGAGGCGGGTGACCCGTTCGACGTCCTCCGAGAGCCGGGCGAGGAAGTGTTCCCGTGCGCTCGGATCGTCCTTGGCGCCGGCGCGCAGGACCTCGATCGCGCCCGACATGCCGGCGATCGGGTTCCGCAGCTCGTGGGCCGCATTGGAGACGAACTCGCGCTCCGCGAGCTCGCGGCGCAGCCCGGCGGTGCGATCTCGCACCACCGCCAGCGCGGCGTCCTCCGCCGGCAGATAGCGGATCCCAACGGCGTAGACCCGGTCGCCTAAACGTAGGCCGTCGTGCTGCGCTGCGCCTCGCTCGGCGGCGCGGCGCAGCCACGGAACGAGCCCCACGATGACCTTTCCGTCGGACCCGATCAGGGACGCGGCCGCTCGATTCGAGAACCGCACCTCCGCCTGCGGGCCGACGACCATGACCGCGTCGTCGAGGGCGTCGAAGATCGCCGACAGGCGGTCGCGCTCGGACGACAGGGCGTTGAAGGTCTCGCGGAGAGCGATCCGCATCGTCTCCAGCGCCATGCCGAGATCCGCGATCTCGTCCCTGCCGCCGGTTCCCTGGAGCGGCTCGTCGAGCCTTCCCTCAGTGATCCGGGCAGCGCTGCCCGCCAGCCGCTTGACCCGCGTGGTGATCGCCGTGGCGATCAGAAAGCCGATCACCACCGCGACGGCGACCGCGATCGCGGCCGCGGTCAAGCGATCGCCCCGAATCGCGTCGATGGTTCGGTCGATCTCCTCCGGCCGATCCGCCCGGGCAAGCAGGGCACCCGAGAAGCGGTCGTTTCGAGGGATCGGCTGCGACACGACGGTGACGACATCCGGAAGCCGCTCGACGGCTCGTGAGCCGCGCAGCGCCTCTGCAATCGCTGCTTGCCGACCAGGGACCTCGCCGAGCTCCACGCCTCTGGACACGCGCGGCGTACGCAGGCGGCCCTGCGCATCGAATGCCCAGGCTGAAAACCCCGGATCGTTGACCGACTCGATCTGCGTCGCAGCGTTCGTCCAGTGATGCGCACCGATCCGATCGGCGACGCGCACGGTGCGCCCGATGGTGACGTTGGAGGCCTCTTCGCCTGCCGCCTCGTCGCTGGACCCTGTGACCAGCAGATAGGAGAACCCGGCGGCGATCGAGGCCACGGTGGCGAAGCCGAGGGTGAGGTACAGGCGGACGCCGAACGGTCGCCGCGACTGGGCGACCGTGTTTGGCTGGCCCATCGCGGCCATGAGGGAAGTCTAAGCGTCTCTTAACAGGGCTTCCAGGCGAAACACGAGCGCCTCCAGCGCCAGCTCCTCGCCGACGT
The sequence above is drawn from the Solirubrobacterales bacterium genome and encodes:
- a CDS encoding response regulator transcription factor translates to MSDGRILIADDEPSVRDAVGYALQQEGFDVTLAEDGDDADRKLGSDAPGFDLLILDIMMPGRSGLDICRDVRARSPVPIILLTAKDAEVDKVVGLEVGADDYVTKPFSVRELLGRVRAQLRRRELDRTVSGRESKTIEAGQVRIDLARHLVTVRGEPVNLTRSEFQVLRLLAERPGQVFSRLEIMEELWQSEFSGDVRACDVHISNLRQKIEVDPQDPKLVLTVRGVGYRLAEESA
- a CDS encoding ATP-binding protein, which codes for MGQPNTVAQSRRPFGVRLYLTLGFATVASIAAGFSYLLVTGSSDEAAGEEASNVTIGRTVRVADRIGAHHWTNAATQIESVNDPGFSAWAFDAQGRLRTPRVSRGVELGEVPGRQAAIAEALRGSRAVERLPDVVTVVSQPIPRNDRFSGALLARADRPEEIDRTIDAIRGDRLTAAAIAVAVAVVIGFLIATAITTRVKRLAGSAARITEGRLDEPLQGTGGRDEIADLGMALETMRIALRETFNALSSERDRLSAIFDALDDAVMVVGPQAEVRFSNRAAASLIGSDGKVIVGLVPWLRRAAERGAAQHDGLRLGDRVYAVGIRYLPAEDAALAVVRDRTAGLRRELAEREFVSNAAHELRNPIAGMSGAIEVLRAGAKDDPSAREHFLARLSEDVERVTRLTDSLLTLARIEAVGKETTEALDVGITVEEAAQAVAPPAGIEVRLEVEPDVAARADPVLLRQVLIGLLTNAYKNTPPPGAVAVRAHRHGDDHVLIEVSDTGSGIAADEVDRIFERFYRGSGSLVHEGFGLGLAIAKRMVDVMEGEMGVESKEGAGSTFWVRLPVAQRAPTPVA